The genomic stretch CAACCTTTTTACTAACCACAATGGCAAACCTTGGCCTTCCACTGGGATCACTTCTCGCCACAGTCTTTATAAAGAACATGCCACAATTAAAATAGTGCCGAACACTTCGGAAAGCTTCAAAATCAGAAGCTTTCCTTATTCTTTGAGACCTAAATAACCTCACCACTCCTAACTGCGCGGAACACTGGCCGATAGTTTTTGGCGCCCCTTGCGTCTGCGAGCAGAAATCACTGCCCTACCGCTCGAAGTAGCCATTCTCGCCCGGAATCCAAATTTCCTAGCTCTCTTTATTTTGGAAGGATTATATGTAGGCTTCATAACTGTCCGACCAAAAAAATATCAATTACGACCTTGTCAAGTCTGATAAGATTTTTTTATCCTATCTATAATTTTTGTAGTGCTAATGCCATCTAAATATTCGGTGAATTCGATTTTTGCACCAATATCAATCAGCACAGCTTTTTCATCCTCATTTAATGTATCAATGCTATAATCCGAAGACTTTACATACACATCGGGCCGAAAAAGATTCAGTTCTTCGGCCAAAGTTATGCCATCAAATAGAAAAACACCATCAACACACTCCAATGCGGCCAACATATAAGCCCTCTCCTCCGCCATCAGGATGGGGCGATTGTCACCTTTTATCATTTTGATACTATCATCGCTATTCAGAGCAACCCATAGCTGATCTCCAAATTTTTTCGCCGATTCCAATGATAGGATATGGCCCACATGGAGAAAATCAAAACATCCATTTGTCAGTACCACAACCTCACCATTTGCCTTAGCTTCTTCACGTCTTCTAACTGCATCATCAAAAGAAGACAACTTGTAATTAACCATCTTCATATATTTGCCGTCCTACAGGGCCGGTTTAAAGAATCTTTTATGCGGTCGAGTATGCCATTAATAAACCGTTTAGGTTCATTACCAGCCAACATCTTAGTGATTTCTATGGCCTCATTTATTGTGACAATGGGAGGAATATCTTGCCTAAACAACATTTCTGCCGTCGCCATTCGCAACACGCACAATTCCACCCTGGCAATCCTATTTATTTGCCAATTTGTAGCATATTTTTGAATGACAGCATCTATGGTTTTGCGATTGCTCATCACCAATGTCACTAACTCCAAGGAAAAGGCACAATCTAAATCATTTAGATTCAATGCATTGCAGAAAGGTATAAATTCTGAAATTGCATCGCTCAAACCTCTGGCATCTGCCATATAAAGAAACTGTACCGTCAGCAATCTATTTGCTGCCCTAATGCCACCGGTACCACTACTATAGCCACTAAATCCAAGATCACACATACGCGCGGCAGATTG from Puniceicoccales bacterium encodes the following:
- the rpmH gene encoding 50S ribosomal protein L34 gives rise to the protein MKPTYNPSKIKRARKFGFRARMATSSGRAVISARRRKGRQKLSASVPRS
- a CDS encoding adenylyltransferase/cytidyltransferase family protein — encoded protein: MKMVNYKLSSFDDAVRRREEAKANGEVVVLTNGCFDFLHVGHILSLESAKKFGDQLWVALNSDDSIKMIKGDNRPILMAEERAYMLAALECVDGVFLFDGITLAEELNLFRPDVYVKSSDYSIDTLNEDEKAVLIDIGAKIEFTEYLDGISTTKIIDRIKKSYQT
- the rnpA gene encoding ribonuclease P protein component encodes the protein MRLFRSQRIRKASDFEAFRSVRHYFNCGMFFIKTVARSDPSGRPRFAIVVSKKVGDAIYRNRLKRVFREIFRLNQHRLKPAFDYLVVTRPGIVDKYGDLQKLFLGVI
- the nusB gene encoding transcription antitermination factor NusB, which translates into the protein MCDLGFSGYSSGTGGIRAANRLLTVQFLYMADARGLSDAISEFIPFCNALNLNDLDCAFSLELVTLVMSNRKTIDAVIQKYATNWQINRIARVELCVLRMATAEMLFRQDIPPIVTINEAIEITKMLAGNEPKRFINGILDRIKDSLNRPCRTANI